From a region of the Propionispora vibrioides genome:
- the purR gene encoding pur operon repressor, whose translation MTKARRTERMIALTKFLTERPGHLFSLNHFCELFGAAKSTLSEDIVTIRQAMEQFAMGSLETVSGAAGGVRFLPLRSQDGTCAFLHELAEKLASPERIIPGGFLYMADILFTPDLMVQVGEIFFSRFSHLSPDYIMTVETKGIPLAFMTARAFNLPLVIVRQGSKVTEGPSVSINYVTGSGKRIQSMSLPRRAIPPGARVLVIDDFMKAGGTVRGMYDLAHEVDVEIVGTGVLVGTAQPQVKLVEDYLALLILHEVDQQRKIVDIRPAL comes from the coding sequence ATGACTAAAGCACGGAGAACGGAACGTATGATTGCGTTGACCAAATTTTTGACGGAGCGGCCAGGCCATTTATTTTCACTTAATCATTTTTGTGAATTGTTTGGTGCCGCTAAATCGACGTTAAGTGAAGATATCGTTACGATCCGGCAGGCGATGGAACAATTTGCCATGGGGTCGCTGGAAACGGTTTCCGGTGCGGCCGGCGGAGTGCGTTTCCTGCCGCTAAGATCGCAGGACGGAACTTGCGCCTTTTTGCATGAACTGGCAGAAAAACTGGCCTCACCGGAGCGGATTATTCCGGGCGGCTTTTTATATATGGCCGATATTCTCTTCACACCGGACCTTATGGTACAGGTGGGAGAAATCTTTTTTTCCCGGTTTTCGCATTTGTCGCCTGATTATATTATGACAGTGGAGACGAAAGGAATTCCGCTGGCATTTATGACGGCGCGGGCCTTTAACCTTCCTTTGGTCATCGTCCGTCAGGGCAGCAAGGTGACTGAAGGGCCGTCCGTCAGTATCAACTATGTAACCGGCTCGGGCAAGCGGATTCAGTCCATGTCCCTGCCTCGCCGGGCGATTCCGCCCGGGGCGCGGGTTCTGGTCATTGATGACTTTATGAAAGCCGGTGGTACGGTGCGGGGTATGTACGACCTGGCTCATGAAGTGGATGTGGAAATCGTCGGTACCGGCGTGCTGGTCGGTACGGCCCAACCGCAGGTAAAACTGGTTGAGGATTATTTGGCATTGCTTATCCTGCATGAGGTTGATCAGCAGCGAAAAATCGTGGATATCCGACCGGCTTTGTAG
- a CDS encoding nucleotidyltransferase family protein has product MVDAIVLAGGENNKTLRQVSAATYEALIEIEGKPMVWYVVNTLAASPLVNRVFVVGPLAELAGCVLPGEPVLLPSGKTMMDTVVAGMRALGHQNKVLVVTADIPLISGEALTDFLRQCAGSEADVYYPIVSQDTVRRRFTTVKRTYVRLKEGIFTGGNVFLVKPAIVESCLDFAAQVVAQRKKPLNLCRLLGWSFIVKFLLGRLSLADITGRLSELLGITGQVISSPYAEIGMDVDKLSDLEMVRNEIARL; this is encoded by the coding sequence ATGGTTGATGCAATCGTTTTGGCTGGCGGTGAAAACAACAAAACATTGCGTCAGGTATCGGCGGCAACCTATGAGGCGTTGATCGAGATTGAGGGCAAACCCATGGTTTGGTATGTGGTCAATACACTGGCGGCAAGTCCCTTGGTGAACCGGGTTTTTGTTGTCGGTCCGCTGGCTGAACTGGCTGGCTGTGTACTGCCGGGTGAGCCGGTGCTTTTACCGTCAGGTAAAACCATGATGGATACTGTTGTGGCGGGTATGCGGGCCTTGGGACATCAGAACAAGGTGTTGGTGGTGACGGCGGATATTCCCCTGATTTCCGGTGAAGCGTTGACGGATTTTCTTCGGCAATGTGCCGGCAGTGAGGCCGACGTCTATTATCCGATTGTGTCGCAGGATACTGTCAGACGACGCTTTACAACAGTCAAACGTACCTATGTCCGCTTGAAGGAAGGGATATTTACCGGCGGCAATGTGTTTTTGGTCAAGCCGGCCATTGTGGAATCCTGCCTGGATTTTGCCGCCCAAGTAGTGGCGCAGCGGAAAAAGCCTTTGAACTTGTGCCGTTTACTGGGCTGGTCTTTTATTGTCAAATTTCTGTTAGGCCGGTTAAGCCTGGCCGATATAACCGGACGGTTGTCGGAACTGCTGGGAATTACCGGGCAGGTGATTTCTTCGCCCTATGCCGAAATCGGCATGGATGTGGATAAATTAAGCGATCTGGAAATGGTACGTAATGAAATAGCCCGCTTATAG
- a CDS encoding GntR family transcriptional regulator, with the protein MERRLLPIRLDSYQPLREVVCETLRNAIVSGILKPGERLMEIQLAEELGVSRTPVREAIRKLELEGFVIMVPRRGTYVADLSIKDINEVYEVRTSLDVLAAGLAAERITEEELEQMERLLVQIGEYIDNGDMDKIVEADSLFHDILYRASRNDRLVGIINNLREQLTRFRSMSMSYPGRLKNTLEEHSRLVEAIAQRDPELAQQRAVEHMENAEQTLLNDLNERRNQSND; encoded by the coding sequence ATGGAACGGCGATTACTGCCAATCAGGCTGGACAGTTACCAGCCTTTGCGGGAAGTTGTATGTGAAACACTGAGGAATGCCATTGTAAGCGGAATTTTAAAACCAGGCGAGAGGCTGATGGAAATTCAGCTGGCAGAGGAGCTTGGCGTAAGCCGGACGCCTGTGCGGGAAGCTATTCGCAAACTGGAACTGGAAGGGTTTGTCATCATGGTCCCGCGGCGCGGCACTTATGTGGCGGATCTTTCCATCAAGGATATTAATGAAGTATACGAAGTCAGAACCTCTCTGGATGTACTGGCCGCCGGCCTGGCTGCCGAACGGATTACCGAGGAGGAACTGGAACAGATGGAGCGTCTGCTGGTGCAGATCGGCGAGTATATTGATAACGGTGACATGGATAAAATTGTCGAAGCCGATAGTCTGTTCCATGATATTTTATATCGGGCCAGTCGCAACGACCGCCTGGTTGGTATTATCAATAATTTAAGAGAACAGCTGACCCGTTTTCGTTCGATGTCGATGTCTTATCCGGGACGGCTCAAAAACACGCTGGAGGAACACAGCCGCCTGGTGGAAGCCATCGCCCAGCGTGATCCGGAGCTTGCCCAGCAAAGAGCGGTTGAACATATGGAAAATGCGGAGCAGACTCTGTTAAATGATCTTAACGAACGCAGAAATCAATCCAATGATTGA